From a region of the Alnus glutinosa chromosome 1, dhAlnGlut1.1, whole genome shotgun sequence genome:
- the LOC133863162 gene encoding outer envelope pore protein 16-2, chloroplastic isoform X1, which yields MSSNRNMETRSLLDELRSFETGGFLDLGHPLLNRMADSFVKAAGIGAIQAVSREAYFTAIESAGLDSSSGMPTEISGGKKHRFPDLKGETNRKSLEAMVKNTGKESIQWGLAAGVYSGLTYGLKEARGAHDWKNSAVAGAVTGVALALTFDDSSHEQIVQCAITGAAISTAANLLTGIF from the exons ATGAGCAGCAATAGGAACATGGAGACAAGGTCTTTACTGGATGAGCTGCGTAGCTTCGAGACGGGTGGCTTCTTAGACCTTGGCCACCCTCTCCTTAACCGCATGGCTGACAGCTTCGTCAAAGCCGCTGGG ATCGGAGCTATTCAGGCTGTGTCGCGGGAGGCTTATTTTACAGCCATTGAAA GTGCAGGACTCGACTCGTCCAGTGGTATGCCAACGGAGATCTCGGGTGGCAAGAAGCATCGGTTCCCAGACCTCAAGG GAGAAACCAACAGGAAATCTCTCGAGGCAATG GTGAAGAACACTGGAAAAGAATCCATACAGTGGG GACTTGCTGCAGGAGTGTATTCAGGTCTCACGTATGGGTTAAAGGAGGCTCGTGGAGCTCATGATTGG AAAAACAGTGCAGTGGCAGGAGCAGTTACAGGGGTGGCACTGGCGCTTACGTTTGACGACTCTTCCCATGAGCAGATTGTGCAATGCGCGATTACTGGGGCTGCAATTTCAACTGCTGCAAATCTTCTTACCGGGATATTTTAA
- the LOC133863162 gene encoding outer envelope pore protein 16-2, chloroplastic isoform X2, translating into MSSNRNMETRSLLDELRSFETGGFLDLGHPLLNRMADSFVKAAGIGAIQAVSREAYFTAIERLDSSSGMPTEISGGKKHRFPDLKGETNRKSLEAMVKNTGKESIQWGLAAGVYSGLTYGLKEARGAHDWKNSAVAGAVTGVALALTFDDSSHEQIVQCAITGAAISTAANLLTGIF; encoded by the exons ATGAGCAGCAATAGGAACATGGAGACAAGGTCTTTACTGGATGAGCTGCGTAGCTTCGAGACGGGTGGCTTCTTAGACCTTGGCCACCCTCTCCTTAACCGCATGGCTGACAGCTTCGTCAAAGCCGCTGGG ATCGGAGCTATTCAGGCTGTGTCGCGGGAGGCTTATTTTACAGCCATTGAAA GACTCGACTCGTCCAGTGGTATGCCAACGGAGATCTCGGGTGGCAAGAAGCATCGGTTCCCAGACCTCAAGG GAGAAACCAACAGGAAATCTCTCGAGGCAATG GTGAAGAACACTGGAAAAGAATCCATACAGTGGG GACTTGCTGCAGGAGTGTATTCAGGTCTCACGTATGGGTTAAAGGAGGCTCGTGGAGCTCATGATTGG AAAAACAGTGCAGTGGCAGGAGCAGTTACAGGGGTGGCACTGGCGCTTACGTTTGACGACTCTTCCCATGAGCAGATTGTGCAATGCGCGATTACTGGGGCTGCAATTTCAACTGCTGCAAATCTTCTTACCGGGATATTTTAA